The genomic segment CGCACCCCACCGCCGAGAGCAGAGGCCCCCCGCATGACCTCAGCCGACCGCAGCCACCAGGACGAGGCCCAGGGCCGGGACGAGGCCCGGGGGCCGGGTGGGGCCGGGCGCCCGGACCGGGACGCCGGAGCCGGCAGCGCCGCCGCCGGTGGGCGCGGCGGGCCGCCCCGGGGCCCCGTCGACTCCTCGCGCGTCCCGCGCTACGCCGGGCCCGCCACCTTCGCGCGGCTGCCCCGGATCGACGAGGTCGGCGGCACCGCGGACGTCGCGGTGGTCGGCGTGCCCTTCGACAGCGGCGTCTCCTACCGCCCCGGCGCCCGCTTCGGCGGCAACGCCGTCCGCGAGGCGTCCCGGCTGCTGCGCCCGTACAACCCGGCGCAGGACGCCTCCCCCTTCGCGCTGGCGCAGGTGGCCGACGCCGGTGACATCGCCGCCAACCCGTTCAACATCAACGAGGCCGTCGAGACGATCGAGGCCGCGGCCGACGGCATCCTCTCCACCGGAGCCCGGATGATGACCCTCGGCGGCGACCACACCATCGCCCTGCCGCTGCTGCGCGCGGCCGCCCGCCGGCACGGCCCGGTCGCCCTGCTGCACTTCGACGCCCACCTGGACACCTGGGACACCTACTTCGGCGCCGAGTACACCCACGGCACCCCGTTCCGCCGGGCCGTCGAGGAGGGCATCCTCGACACCTCGGCCCTCTCCCACGTCGGCATCCGCGGCCCGCTCTACGGCCGGAAGGACCTGGACGAGGACGAGAAGATGGGCTTCGGCATCGTCACCTCGGCCGATGTGATGCGGCGCGGCGTGGACGAGGTCGCCCAGCAGCTCCGCGAGCGCATCGGCGACCGCCCGCTCTACATCTCCATCGACATCGACGTCCTGGACCCGGCCCACGCCCCCGGCACCGGCACCCCGGAGGCCGGCGGCCTGACCTCCCGCGAACTGCTGGAGATCCTGCGCGGCCTGGCCGGCTGCCGGCTGGTCTCGGCGGACCTGGTGGAGGTCGCCCCGGCGTACGACCACGCGGAGATCACCTCGGTCGCGGCCTCCCACACGGCGTACGAACTGACCACGATCATGGCCCGCCAGATCGCGGCGGCCCGGGCCTGACCCGGAGACCGGGGGGCGGTCCGGCGCGGACTGCCAGGGCGGTGACGGTCCCGTCACCGCCCGCCCCGGTCGACGAGCCGGAACCACACGCTCTTGCCGGTGGGCGGCCGTCCGCCGTGCCACATGGTCCCCCAGTCGTCGGCGCACGCCTGGACGAGCAGCAGCCCTCGCCCGTGCTCCGCCGTCTCCGGAGCGGGTTCCGGCGCCGTGCCGTCCCCCTGCGCCGCCTGCGGCCAGGGCATGCCGCACGGGTCGTCGTCCCGCACGGAGACCCTCAACTGGCCGGCCTGAACGGTCGCTTCGAGCGTCAGCCGTTCACCTTCGTGTGCAGATGGACGTTGGAGACCACCTCCGAGACGAGCAGCCGCGCCAGCTCGACGAGCGGTGTGTGCCCGGTGACCGTGAGCAGCCCGGTGAGCATGTCCCGGGCGACCTTGGCGGTCTCGGGGATGTTCGGTGCCTGCATTGGAATACGAGCGGACGGGGGCGTGGGCATGGGGGCTGACGAGAACGGGCGTGCTCAACGGGTCCTCCGGTAGAGGGTCTTGGCGAGATGCGGCCACCGGGCGCCCGCCACCGTGGCTCGGCCGGTCCGCAACGCGCGGACCGGCCGAGCTGCGGATTTACCGGCGTGCGTAGCGGTATACACGCGGAACGTAGGGGGCAAGAATTCTCCGGAGCAAGTATGTCGAGCGAGAATCACCCTCGCGGGTGGTCTCGTGCTATACGTACGCGCATGGCCGGAGTTGCCCGAAGAGAGGACCAGCGCCCCCATGCCACCGAGGGACAACCCCACGGCCCGACAGGCACGCCTGGGCGCCGAGTTGAGGAGGCTCAGGGAGCGGGCCGGGAAGCCCGCTCGTGAAGCCGGCGCTCTGCTCGGAGTGGACCAGGCGAAGATCAGCAACATCGAGTCGGGCCGTAT from the Streptomyces xinghaiensis S187 genome contains:
- the speB gene encoding agmatinase — translated: MTSADRSHQDEAQGRDEARGPGGAGRPDRDAGAGSAAAGGRGGPPRGPVDSSRVPRYAGPATFARLPRIDEVGGTADVAVVGVPFDSGVSYRPGARFGGNAVREASRLLRPYNPAQDASPFALAQVADAGDIAANPFNINEAVETIEAAADGILSTGARMMTLGGDHTIALPLLRAAARRHGPVALLHFDAHLDTWDTYFGAEYTHGTPFRRAVEEGILDTSALSHVGIRGPLYGRKDLDEDEKMGFGIVTSADVMRRGVDEVAQQLRERIGDRPLYISIDIDVLDPAHAPGTGTPEAGGLTSRELLEILRGLAGCRLVSADLVEVAPAYDHAEITSVAASHTAYELTTIMARQIAAARA
- a CDS encoding ATP-binding protein translates to MPWPQAAQGDGTAPEPAPETAEHGRGLLLVQACADDWGTMWHGGRPPTGKSVWFRLVDRGGR